ggccaggctggtctcaaactcctgacctcaggtgatccacccgcctcagcctcccaaagtgctgggattacaggcgtgagcctctgcgcccagcattatagttttatttatttatttatttatttatttattgagatagagtttcactcttgttacccaggctttatttatttatctatttatttaatgagatagagttttgcttttgttgcccaggctggtgtgcaatggcatgatgttggctcactacaacctccacctccggggttcaaccgattctgctacctcagcttcccaaggagctgggactagaggcatgcaccaccacgcctggctaatttttagcattttagttgagatggggtttcaccatgttagtcaggctggtcttgaacttctgacctcaggtgatccacctgccttggcctcccagagtgctgggataacaggtgtgagccaccacaccagcctatTATTATTGTAATAATATCTGTCATGCTGATCTATGACCAGTGATccttgatgttactattgtatccgtccaaaagtaattgcaggttttgccattgaaagtaatggcacagccgggtgtggtggctcatgcctgtaatcccagcactttgggaggctgaggcgggcggatcacgaggtaaggacatcgagaccatcctgcctaacatggtgaaaccccgtctctactaaaaatacaaaaaaaattagccaggcctggtagcaggcgcctgtagtcccagctactcaggaggctgaggcaggagaatggcgtgaatccgggaggcagagcttgcagtgagccaagatcacgccactgcactccaagcctgggcgacagagcgagaccctttctcaaaaaaaaaaaaaaaaagaaaaagaaaaaagaaagtaatggcattaggctggggtggggtgtctcacacctataatcctagcactttgggaggccgaggtggctggatcacctgaggtcaggagttcaagaccagcctgaccaacgtggcgaaaccccatctctactaaaaatacaaaaaaaattaaccaggcctgatggcaggtgcctgtaatcccagctgcttggtaggctgaggcaggagaatcacttgaacccgggcggaggaggttgcagtgaaccgagattgcaccattgtactccagcctgggcaacagagcgagactgtctcaaaaaataaaaataaaaacaaacaaacaaaaaagattgacAATGGAAGCAGAGAGAGACTTGAAGATGCTACACCACTGCTCCTGCAGACGGAAGAACGaactacaagccaaggaatgcaggtggcctctagaaaatggaaaaaacaaggaaatggaTCCTCCTCCAGATCCTGGCTGACACTTGATTTCTTCTCGGTAAAACCAATTTCAGACTTGTGATGTCCGGAATTATCAGATTACACATGTTGAGCCATTAAATTTGtggtaggccgggtgtggtggctcatgcctataatcccagcactttgggagggtgagacaggtggaaggcttgagctcaggagtttgagactagcctgggaaacatagagcccatctcaattttttaaaaataaaatgaaattatttaaaacgtttggttgttttttctttttcttttttttttgagaaggctgtcacctaggcaggagtgcagtggcatggtctcagctgactgcaacctccacctcccaggttcatgcaattctcatgactcagcctctcgagtggctgggactacaggcgtgcaccaccgcgcccggctaatttttgtatttttattagagatggggttccaatatattggccaggctcgtctcgaactcctggcatcaagtgatccaccggcctcggcctcccaccgtgctgggattacaggtgtgagccactgtgcctggcttggcttgttttttttttttgaggcgaagtcacgctcttgttccccaggctggagtacaacggcacaatctcagctcacggcaacctccacctcccgggttcaagcaattctcctgccttagcctcccgagtagctgggattacaggtgcctggcaccgcatccagcttttttttttttttttttttttttttttttgagacagagtctcgctctgtcacccaggctggattgcagtgacatgatctccactcaatgcaagctctgcctcccgggttcacgccagtatcctgtctcagcctcccgagtagctgggactataggcagtgcctggctaattttttgtatttttagtagagatggggttttaccatcttggccaggctggtcttgaagtcctgacctcgtgatccacccgccttggcctcctaaagtgctgggattacaggcgtgagccaccacacccagactgtttcttttgttgttgttaacgtGGTAgctgggatcttgctatgttgcccaggctggtcttgaactgaactcctggcttcaagcagtcctcccaccttggcctcccaaactgtcgGGATTACATGCATAAACCACCGTACTTGACCTCTAATTTCAGACATCTCTTATCAGGAGTTTGGTGAGATTTGCATAGAAGAGGTCTCTGTGTCACCATGGGCTCTCTACTGAACACTTGCCGTGTGCCCGGCCTGGCCTCAGGGCTCTCTGCGGGCTTGGTGTAGCCATGCCTCCCTTGACTGCAGCAAGGTGCAGGTCCCCTCCAGGCCCTGCATCCCAGTCACCCTCCCCTCAAGGTCAGTGTGGGGGAATTTATCTGTACATCACTCTCTAGGGTGGAGGAGGTGTCGGTTTTGCAGGAAGCTAACCCAGTGGCTGGCATCACATACTAGCTGGATGGCTGACCTTACCTCTCCATACACCATGCCCCTTAGGAGGTCACAGGTCACCCTTGCGGTGCTGGTACAGGCCTCAGCCTGAGCGTGATGGTGCCTGAATGGTCCAGGAAAGGGTAGGTTCAGCAAGAGGTGAATGAGGGCAGGGGGAGCCCAGGGGAcgctgggaaggaagggagatgcaCAGTGACTGACGGGGCCACCCATACCCATCAGGTCCCAACAGTCCTGCCAATGACACCCAAGGCAGGaggtcattttttttcccctaatgagacagagtctcacaatgttgcccaggttggtcttgaactcctagcctcaaacaatcctggctcagcctcctgagtagctgggattacaggtgtgcaccatcatgccacgcttttttcttttcttttttttcttaggtcagtgtgtgttttttgttgttgttttttgaaacagagtcttgctctgtcacccaggctggagccagtgtcgcaatctcggctcactgctacctccctCTCCTagattcaactgattctcctgcctcagcctcctgagtagctgggattacaggcattccccaccacgcctggctaatttttgtatttttggtagagatggggtttcaccctgttgaccaggttggtcttgaactcctgacctcaaggtgatctgcctgccttggcctccaaagtgctgggattacaggcgtgagccactgtgccctgccagaaagtttgcatttctaacaagctcctcgGTGAAAATTATGGTGGCCAGGAATGACAGTCTGAGAACAACTGCTCTGGAAGATTTTATCTGTGACCCAGAGCTTTGACCCTTTTGGGGATTTGGTGTCACGTCCTCACTGTTGGAGTCTGGgttttggttccttttttttttttttttgagacacagtctacctctgtcggccaggctggagtgcagtggcacaatctcagttcactgcaacctccacctcccaggttcaagtgattcttctccctcagcctcccaagtagctgggattacaggcattcccCACCACGCccgggaattttttttttgtatttttagtagagatggggtttcaccgtattggccaggctggtctcgaactcctggcctcaggtgatctgcctgccttggcctcccaaagtgctgggattacaggcatgagccactgcacccagccttggttCTTTAACAAAATCTGTCATTGCTCCCAAAATCACGTGGTAGGGGTTATTCATTCTTCCTTGAGTTTAGCTTGTTTATCTTTGttgttaataaaatataagtttcagacatttcttttttttttttcttttagggacagggtcttgctctgtttcccaggctggagtacagtggtgccatcacagctcactgcagcctcccactgctgggctcaagcaatcctcccgcctcagccttccacgtaactgggactataggcacacaccaccacaactggctagtttttgttgttgtttttagacagagtctcgctctgtggcccagtctggagtgcagtaatacagtcttggctcactgcaacctctgtctcctgggttcaagcaattctcctgcctcagcctcccgaatagctgggattatgggcatgcgccaccacgcccggctaatttttgtatttttattagagatggggttccactatgttggccaggctggtctcgaactcctggtctcaagtgatccaccagcctcagcctcctacagtgctgggattacaggtgtgagccaccgcgcccagtttggctagttgttttgtttttgctttcattcatgtttttttttaatgtggtagctggagtcttgctgttgcccaggcctcccaaagtgctaggattacaggcgtgagccatcgctccTGGCCTAGGAGGTCACTGTGATACCGTTTGAAGGGGATGGGGCCTGGACAGAGCAGAGGCTATGATGGGagccccctcttcccttcccGTCTATGACTCTCATTGCCCTTGCCCAGTTTTCTCTGCTTccatttacttttcatttatttatttatttttagagacagggtctcactgttatccaggctggaatgcagtggcgtgatcatagctcactgcagcctccactcctgggcacaagagtcctctcacctcagccttacaagtagctgggactatatgcatgggccaccacgccaggctatttgttttattattgagtagagatgggggtctccctgtgttgcccaggctgtgtcaaactcctggcctcaagcatcctCGCACcttgcccttccaaagtgctgggattacaggccaccccACCCTGCCTCTCCAGTCCCTGACTGTCCCCACTGGCCAGCCCCAGAAAGCCCAGCAACAAGGGagccaggctggggcaggaaacaCACGGCAGCCTCTTCTCACGCCCACTTTATTAGGGGGCAGGTGTGGGAGGACCTAGGCCTGCTGTGCCTGCAGTAGCGCCCGCACCTGGCGGATCTGCCAGTCGACGCTGGAGCGCGCAGTGCCGCCCAGGGCACCATACTGCTCCACACTGTGCCCGTAGTCCCACACGCAGCTCACGTCGCCCGAGAAcagggggctggggagagaggaagaggtgggCCAGGGCACCGGGCCACCCTGGGCTCCAGGCACCCGGGCTCACTTCCTAGGAGGCAGCATGGGGAAGGGGATGGGCCGCACCTGATGGTCTGCAGCTCCTGCAGTGACAGCTGGTTGAGGGCAACCCCCTTGGTCTCGGCCATGAACACAGCTTTCCCGGAGGCCTCGTGGGCCTGGCGGAATGGCATCTGGGTGCCAGGGAGGAAGATGGTGCTGAGGCAGCTTTCTCCATGCCCTGTTCTGCCTCCATTGCCTAcacccccttcctttttttttttctttttgacacaaagtctcgctttgttgcccaggctggagtgtagtggcgcgatctcacctcactgcaacctccacctcccaggttcaagcgattctcctgcctcagcctcccgagtagctgggattacaggagtgtgctaccacacccagctaattgtatttttacaaCAAAAGAGACcatctggtctcgaactcatggcctcaagtgacccgcccacctcggcctcccaaagtgctgggattacaggggtgagccagcAGGCTGGGCCGCTTGCACCCATTCCTGAGCTCCCCCACCCTCTGGGGGGCACCCCATCTCCTCACCCTCCCCCTGGCTGCTACACACTTACCCCTTTGCGGACCAGGTAATAGGCAAGGTCAGTGGCCAGCATGTCGGGGCTGAGAGCCTGTCCCATGTTCTCTTGGTGAATCTGGGGGCACAGGTGGGCAAGTGGTGAGCCCTGGGGACCCTGGGGTCTGAAGCTGCCAGGCCCAGGACCTGCCCCTCTGCCAGGACGTCCCTGCCTTGGGCAGATACTCTCTTACCCACTCGGCTCTGTCTCACTCTCAACTTGAACCATCTTCTCATAATTATTGATAATATTTACGTGCGCTATTAATGCTTACTGGCCTGTATGTTTTACTGGCCTTTATGTTTTCAAAGAGTCCTTATCTTTAGCATGCATCAGATGTTCCTGGaggatttgttttctgttttaggagacagggtcttgctctgttgcccaggctggagtgcagtggccattaTAGCCCTCTGCagcctggactcaagggatcttccagcctcagcctcctgagtagctgggactacagccatgcacgccactgtgcccagctaatttgttgttgttgttttgggcttttttgagacaggggcttgctctgtcgcccatgttggagtgcaatgtcacaatccTAGCTCTCTGCatccttgagctcctgggctcaagggatcctcccacatcagtctcctaagtggctgggaccacaggtacatgccatcacgactggctaatttaattttttaaattttacagacagggtctcgctatgttgctcaggctggttttgaactcctgggctcaagtgcttctcctgcctcagcctctcaaagtgctgggattacaagcatgagccaccaggcctagccACTGGAGAATTtagtaagaaaaaatacaaattgctGGGGAGCACCCCCAGAGTCTCTGATTCAGCCATCTGGAGTGGGGCCTCATATCACATTTCTCAGGACTTCTGAGGTGACGCTGGTGCTGCTAGTTGGGGGACTAGCTTTCAGaaacactgcctttttttttttttgagatggagtcttgcactgtcacacaggctggagcgcagtggcgtgatctctgctcactgcaatctccatctcctgggttcaagcaattctcctgcctcagcctcctgagtagctgggattacaggcgtgtaccaccacacccagctaatttttatatttttagtaaagacggggttttgccatgttggccaggctggtctcgaactcctgacctcaagtgatctgcccaccctagTCTCGAAaattgatgggattacaggcatgaggctctgcacccagccaagaaacaCTGATTTCAAGACATATCCTGAACTATTTAGGAATGAAATGATGTGATGATgggaatttgcttcaaaataaggGGGTAAGGGAGTGGGAGAGAGCTGTGGGTAAAGACAGCTGGAGCCAGGATGTCCGTGAGTTGATTATCACTGAAGCTGGGTGTCGGTACATAGGGTTCATTATGCATTCTCTAGCTGTTATATACATAAATTTCCCataataattgattttaaaagaaatcagccaggcaaagtggctcatgcctgtaatcccagcaccttgggagaccaaggtgggaggatggcttggggccaggaatttgagaccagcctgggaaacatagggagaccctgtctctacaaaaaataaaaaaattagccaggcatggtggcgcatgtttgtagtcccagctactctggagactgaggtgggaggatcacttgagcccaagagtttgaggctgcagtgagctactaccgcaccactgcactccagcctgggtgacagagagtgaccctgtctctaaaaaatgttttttaaagatatttaatttaatttaatttatatctttgtagatggagttttactctgtggtccaggctggagtgcagcggcatgatcttggctcactacaacttccatctcctgggttcaagcgattctcctgcctccgcctcctgagtagctgggattacaggtgtgggcgggccatcatgcccggctaatttttgtatttttagtagagacgtggttacgccatgttggccaggctggtctcaaacccctgacctcaagtgctccatctgcctcggcctcccaaagtgtgaggttccaggcatgagccactgcacctggccttttgtatagattttctttttttaaagagttctGGTCAGGCCAGTTGACAGGCCCCAGGCCCCCTGAGTCTCATCTACTTCCACTGCATGGCAGCAGTTTCTGTCCATTCCCTGTTCCCCAGGAGCAGGAGCGAGCACAcctctccttccctgccccaGGTCCTCCAGCCCCACCTCACCTCCTCCCAAGGCCACTCTCCCCAAATGCCCACCCCAGTGCCTGGGACCTAGGGGAGGAGAAGCAGGTGGGTGATGTCTTGCCTGCAGCGTAGAGATGACGCCAGTGGCCACCTGGAGCACGGCACTCATAGTGTCTGACACTTCAAACACAGCTTCCTTGTCCTCCTGGGAGGCacatggcaggaggtgagggcCTAGCAGCCCCCTGGCACCCAGGGAGCCCACAGCCCCACTCCCCTACTGAGGCATCTCCACTGCCTTCCATGGGAAGAACACTCAATACCCCAACAAAGGAAGGGCAGAGAGTTCAAGGGCAGCCACGGATGGAGCTGTGTGCACAGGATGGGAGGATGTATGGCAATCCCGGGATGGGGCCCTGCCTGGGTGTGCCAGAGCCCTGAGAACTGGCACGTAGTAGCCAGGCCTCCCCCGGCCTCGCACCTGTAAGTCTTTGTTGTAGGTGCTGGGAAGTCCCTTGAGGGTCATCAGGAGCCCGGCACACTGCGGGAAGAGGGAGGCACAGGGGCTGGACCCGGGATCCTGCCCCCTGGCCACCCACCATCAGCCCAgaggccccgcccctccccctgccTTGCTCACCCGCCCAAACACACGCCCAGCCTTGCTCCGGATCAGCTCCAAACTGTCGGGGTTTTTCTTCTGGGGCATCAGGCTGCTTCCCGTGCTGGGGACAGAGGTGCTGGCGCTGAAGGGGCTGGACCCTTGGCTGGTCCAGCGGCGCAATGGCCAGATCtggaggaggggtggggtggggaggaaggaagccACGTCCGCGGGCGGCGGGGAATACAGAGGCCAGCAGGGGCAGATGGAGGTGGCAGTTCAGGGCTTACCTGTAGGCATCTGAGAGCTGCACGAAGCTGAATTCCTTGCTGCAGTAGAGGATGAGGTCCTCGGCCATCCTGCTGAGATGGGTCATGCACAGCGAAGCCCAGAAGAGGAACTCGGCTGGGAGAAAATGTTCCCAGTCACCAGGCCTCTCCCATCCCCACCTAGCCTGACCATACAGACGGCAGGAGGAGGTTAGGCGGTGGGGGGACCcgcctaattttcatttttcataaagaTGGGGTCATGCTAtgtcgcccaagctggtctgaaactcgtgggctcaagcaatcctcctgctttggtctcccaaagtgctaagattacaaacGTTAGCCATTGCACCTAgcctgttttttgttattgttgttgttttaaataaacCAGCTTTACTGAGTTATCACTCACatacaatttatccatttatttatttatttattttgagatggagtctcgctcccatcgcacaggctggagtgcagtggcacaatcttggctcactgcaacctctacctcccgggttccagtgaatctccttccttagcctcccgagtagctgggattacaggcatgcaccaccatgcccagctaatttttgtgcttttagtagagacggggtttcaccatgttggccaggttggtcttgaactcctgacctcatgtgatccacctgcctcggcctcccaaagtgctaggattaggggcgtgagccaccatgcctggcctatttatttttattttattttattttttgagatggagtttcactcttgttgcccaggctggagtgcactggcgccatctcggctcactgcagcctctgcctcctgggttcaagcgattctctggcctcagcctcctgagtagctgggattataggcacctgccaccacacgcccagctaaattttgtaatcttagtagagatggggttttaccatgttggccagtgctgggattacaggcatgaaccaccatgccccacccaaTTTACCCATTTAAGGTTTACACTTCAGCGTACAATATCACCACAACCAGCCTGTCCGTGGAGGTGTGGGAGGaaactggagagaagctgggCTGAAGGACTAAAGTGAGGCACAGGGCAGGGGACTGGCTCCCCAAGACTCACCCACAAAGTCCCGCTCACTAGTGGCATCCATGCTGTTGAGAGTGATGGCCCCAAAGTTGAGTTCTGGGGGGTGGGAGGAAGCAGGGCTAAGCTGGAGGACAGGGAGTGGCCCCCTCTCCCCCAACTAGGTTGCCCAGCCCCCTCCCCGATCAGGGTGGGGCAGCAGCTGGGGGGAGGGATCTTTTGCACAGtcccaggagggaggcaggagcccTGAGTCTCTCAGTACCAGGCATCCCTGCCATGAGTGACCCCTGGACTTGATGACCTCAGTGCCCGTAGGCAATGAATGAAGGTTTCACCAGGAGCCACAGGCCCCCGCCCTCTGGTTTCAGGTGTGTCTGCAGGTCCTAGCGGGTGCTGAGGGTGATTCTCCCTGGGGAGGAGGGGCAGGATGTCTCACCTGCTCGGAGCAGCTCTCGGTCCACACCCAGGGGATTGCCTGCAATGGCCCCACTGCAGGGACAGGGATTCATGGTGACCAGGGCTCCTGGTAGGCagccctgacacacacacacacacacacacacatacacgaacGCACACACAGAGAACCAAGTCCTGGTTGCCAGGGCAACCACCTGGCGCTCAGCCTCTTCCCTGGCCCAGTCTCCTTGGGTACAGAATACTTGTCCCCAAGTGTCCACAAAACACTTGTCCCCAAGCACCAAGTCACCCTGGGTGCAGGACACTTGTCTCCTGACACATGTTCCCATATGTCAGGCTGAAGGCAGCAGGCTGGGCTTGCCAGGAGCCTTGCTGGAGGGCTCTGGCCCTGCTCAGACACATTCAATGGCTTGGTCATCCCCACCTTAGCGAGAGCAGGGTCCGCAGCTGAGCAGATAAGGCAGTTTTCTGTCCCACTCTGCCCTTCCCAGCTCTGTTAATCCCTAAGGCTATGCAGCAGCCACCCCCACCAGGCCCTCGGGGCACTGGAGCCTCACCCACCTCCCCAGGGGCAGGACATTGATCCGCTTCCGCACCTCCAGCAGCCGCTCAGAGTCTCGGGTCAGCGCCACGGCGTGGCTGTGGGAAGCCAGGGGCAGGAGGGTCAGGGCAGCCAGGGTCCTCCCCTCTAGCACAGCCCCTGCACCTCACCTGGCTCACCTCAGAATCCAGTGGCTCCAGCGGATGGGCTGGGCCCTCTGCAAATGGGTGTACCCCGGGAAGAGAACGTCACGTTCCCTGTGGGAGAGGAGGAGCAGAAGGTCGGGTGGAGGCTCATGCAAGGCCTGCCTGTGACACTGGGACCCTGCAGGCCTGGGTCACCCCTGGAAAAAGTGTCGCCCTGCAGCACTCCACCTGAATAAGGGATCTGGTGATCTCCCAGGGACAAATCGGTCTTAAGGGCAAAAGAGGCCAGAAGTGGGACCGTGTGAACCAAGGACTGGGCCTGAGCTGTGGGGCTTCCTGCAGTGAGGCTTTGCCAGAAACACCCCAAGTCCAGCCTCTGTCACTCAGCATCTCCGAGCAGGGGCCAGAACAGGGGAGGAGGCCCGTGTTGGGTATGACTTGGCCGTGGGAGGTTTCGTTTGAGGACCCTAGAAATAGCTGGGGCTCATTCAAGGGCTGCTCTGAGCAGGTGAGATGCCCTGCACCTCATTCAAGTAGgcagggcagaggcagaggtgCTGTGAGTGACGGTcctgttttcttgttgttttgttttgtttttatttttacagacaaggtctcgttctgttgcccaggctggagtgcagtggcatgatcatagctcactgctgcctcaatctcctgggctcaagcgatcctcctgcctcagcctcctgagtagctgggactaaagggacatgccaccatgtccagataatttttagttttttgtaaagatggggtcttgtgGCCAGgagcggtagctcacgcctgtaatcccagcactttgggaggccaaggcaggcggatcacgaggtcaggagatcgagaccatcctggctaacacggtgaaaccccatctatactaaaaatacaaaaaattagccgggcgtagtggcgggcgc
This window of the Pongo abelii isolate AG06213 chromosome 6, NHGRI_mPonAbe1-v2.0_pri, whole genome shotgun sequence genome carries:
- the ASL gene encoding argininosuccinate lyase isoform X2, whose protein sequence is MASESGKLWGGRFVGAVDPIMEKFNASIAYDRHLWEVDVQGSKAYSRGLEKAGLLTKAEMDQILHGLDKVAEEWAQGTFKLNSNDEDIHTANERRLKELIGETAGKLHTGRSRNDQVVTDLRLWMRQTCSTLSGLLWELIRTMVDRAEAERDVLFPGYTHLQRAQPIRWSHWILSGAIAGNPLGVDRELLRAELNFGAITLNSMDATSERDFVAEFLFWASLCMTHLSRMAEDLILYCSKEFSFVQLSDAYSTGSSLMPQKKNPDSLELIRSKAGRVFGRCAGLLMTLKGLPSTYNKDLQEDKEAVFEVSDTMSAVLQVATGVISTLQIHQENMGQALSPDMLATDLAYYLVRKGMPFRQAHEASGKAVFMAETKGVALNQLSLQELQTISPLFSGDVSCVWDYGHSVEQYGALGGTARSSVDWQIRQVRALLQAQQA
- the ASL gene encoding argininosuccinate lyase isoform X3; amino-acid sequence: MASESGKLWGGRFVGAVDPIMEKFNASIAYDRHLWEVDVQGSKAYSRGLEKAGLLTKAEMDQILHGLDKVAEEWAQGTFKLNSNDEDIHTANERRLKELIGETAGKLHTGRSRNDQVVTDLRLWMRQTCSTLSGLLWELIRTMVDRAEAERDVLFPGYTHLQRAQPIRWSHWILSHAVALTRDSERLLEVRKRINVLPLGSGAIAGNPLGVDRELLRAELNFGAITLNSMDATSERDFVAEFLFWASLCMTHLSRMAEDLILYCSKEFSFVQLSDAYSTGSSLMPQKKNPDSLELIRSKAGRVFGRCAGLLMTLKGLPSTYNKDLQIHQENMGQALSPDMLATDLAYYLVRKGMPFRQAHEASGKAVFMAETKGVALNQLSLQELQTISPLFSGDVSCVWDYGHSVEQYGALGGTARSSVDWQIRQVRALLQAQQA
- the ASL gene encoding argininosuccinate lyase isoform X7, with amino-acid sequence MGGTGVEDAEHRGARSRPRPQGLRSLKRSAQTSEPARPGGLCWPRRSSVRSCLPDPEDRSFRTTRNRPTWPRRERDVLFPGYTHLQRAQPIRWSHWILSHAVALTRDSERLLEVRKRINVLPLGSGAIAGNPLGVDRELLRAELNFGAITLNSMDATSERDFVAEFLFWASLCMTHLSRMAEDLILYCSKEFSFVQLSDAYSTGSSLMPQKKNPDSLELIRSKAGRVFGRCAGLLMTLKGLPSTYNKDLQEDKEAVFEVSDTMSAVLQVATGVISTLQIHQENMGQALSPDMLATDLAYYLVRKGMPFRQAHEASGKAVFMAETKGVALNQLSLQELQTISPLFSGDVSCVWDYGHSVEQYGALGGTARSSVDWQIRQVRALLQAQQA
- the ASL gene encoding argininosuccinate lyase isoform X1, yielding MASESGKLWGGRFVGAVDPIMEKFNASIAYDRHLWEVDVQGSKAYSRGLEKAGLLTKAEMDQILHGLDKVAEEWAQGTFKLNSNDEDIHTANERRLKELIGETAGKLHTGRSRNDQVVTDLRLWMRQTCSTLSGLLWELIRTMVDRAEAERDVLFPGYTHLQRAQPIRWSHWILSHAVALTRDSERLLEVRKRINVLPLGSGAIAGNPLGVDRELLRAELNFGAITLNSMDATSERDFVAEFLFWASLCMTHLSRMAEDLILYCSKEFSFVQLSDAYSTGSSLMPQKKNPDSLELIRSKAGRVFGRCAGLLMTLKGLPSTYNKDLQEDKEAVFEVSDTMSAVLQVATGVISTLQIHQENMGQALSPDMLATDLAYYLVRKGMPFRQAHEASGKAVFMAETKGVALNQLSLQELQTISPLFSGDVSCVWDYGHSVEQYGALGGTARSSVDWQIRQVRALLQAQQA
- the ASL gene encoding argininosuccinate lyase isoform X6, which codes for MASEVAEEWAQGTFKLNSNDEDIHTANERRLKELIGETAGKLHTGRSRNDQVVTDLRLWMRQTCSTLSGLLWELIRTMVDRAEAERDVLFPGYTHLQRAQPIRWSHWILSHAVALTRDSERLLEVRKRINVLPLGSGAIAGNPLGVDRELLRAELNFGAITLNSMDATSERDFVAEFLFWASLCMTHLSRMAEDLILYCSKEFSFVQLSDAYSTGSSLMPQKKNPDSLELIRSKAGRVFGRCAGLLMTLKGLPSTYNKDLQEDKEAVFEVSDTMSAVLQVATGVISTLQIHQENMGQALSPDMLATDLAYYLVRKGMPFRQAHEASGKAVFMAETKGVALNQLSLQELQTISPLFSGDVSCVWDYGHSVEQYGALGGTARSSVDWQIRQVRALLQAQQA
- the ASL gene encoding argininosuccinate lyase isoform X5; the protein is MASESGKLWGGRFVGAVDPIMEKFNASIAYDRHLWEVDVQGSKAYSRGLEKAGLLTKAEMDQILHGLDKVAEEWAQGTFKLNSNDEDIHTANERRLKELIGETAGKLHTGRSRNDQVVTDLRLWMRQTCSTLSGLLWELIRTMVDRAEAERDVLFPGYTHLQRAQPIRWSHWILSGAIAGNPLGVDRELLRAELNFGAITLNSMDATSERDFVAEFLFWASLCMTHLSRMAEDLILYCSKEFSFVQLSDAYSTGSSLMPQKKNPDSLELIRSKAGRVFGRCAGLLMTLKGLPSTYNKDLQIHQENMGQALSPDMLATDLAYYLVRKGMPFRQAHEASGKAVFMAETKGVALNQLSLQELQTISPLFSGDVSCVWDYGHSVEQYGALGGTARSSVDWQIRQVRALLQAQQA
- the ASL gene encoding argininosuccinate lyase isoform X4, which translates into the protein MASESGKLWGGRFVGAVDPIMEKFNASIAYDRHLWEVDVQGSKAYSRGLEKAGLLTKAEMDQILHGLDKVAEEWAQGTFKLNSNDEDIHTANERRLKELIGETAGKLHTGRSRNDQVVTDLRLWMRQTCSTLSGLLWELIRTMVDRAEAERDVLFPGYTHLQRAQPIRWSHWILSHAVALTRDSERLLEVRKRINVLPLGSGAIAGNPLGVDRELLRAELNFGAITLNSMDATSERDFVAEFLFWASLCMTHLSRMAEDLILYCSKEFSFVQLSDAYSTGSSLMPQKKNPDSLELIRSKAGRVFGRCAGLLMTLKGLPSTYNKDLQEDKEAVFEVSDTMSAVLQVATGVISTLQIHQENMGQALSPDMLATDLAYYLVRKGLLQLLTFLGSWPLPPSSKAGILHLSDHSSLATPPLGSDIR